The Caballeronia sp. Lep1P3 genome window below encodes:
- the bamE gene encoding outer membrane protein assembly factor BamE gives MKKIVIAVFFAASLLAGCDQQQSGEAMSKLSSFFNSVKPDTLLLKDLKPGVTTEAQIRSQMGEPETERTFTDGSKRLEYPRGPAGTNTYMVDLDPDGLFVSVTQVLTAENIAKVRPGMTQDEVRRLLGKPTTVAEYRLKQERVWSWHWLEDGVNRDAMFNAHFGPDGTVVTTSRSEAEGGGRH, from the coding sequence ATGAAAAAAATCGTGATTGCCGTGTTCTTCGCGGCGTCGTTGCTTGCCGGGTGCGACCAGCAACAAAGCGGAGAAGCGATGAGCAAGCTCAGTTCCTTCTTCAATTCCGTGAAGCCGGACACGCTGCTGCTCAAGGATCTCAAGCCCGGCGTGACGACCGAAGCGCAGATTCGCAGCCAGATGGGCGAGCCCGAGACGGAGCGCACTTTCACCGATGGCTCGAAGCGGCTCGAATATCCGCGCGGGCCGGCCGGCACGAACACGTACATGGTCGATCTCGATCCCGACGGCCTCTTCGTTTCGGTGACGCAGGTGCTCACGGCGGAGAACATCGCGAAGGTTCGGCCGGGCATGACGCAGGACGAAGTGCGGCGCCTTCTCGGCAAGCCGACCACGGTCGCGGAATACCGGCTGAAGCAGGAGCGCGTCTGGAGCTGGCACTGGCTGGAGGACGGCGTCAACCGCGACGCCATGTTCAACGCGCATTTCGGTCCGGACGGCACCGTGGTGACGACGTCGCGCTCCGAGGCGGAAGGCGGCGGGCGGCATTGA
- a CDS encoding peptidoglycan DD-metalloendopeptidase family protein: MHKDVVGPHTRAVIASLSLAAAITAGLAGCTSTPREPAPIVENSMPVAPPAVQSAPRNGAPSPMASSVASAPSVAAPVEAGFYRVKPGDTLFGISRLYKQKPDDLASWNNLPQSRQVNVGQVLRVVPPGASASASTSGGAKDLPPLLPSPGKAAAERPVAKIAEAPAATTSAPAGKGTFIWPAKGEIVRAFGASGSKGIDIAGKAGQPVKAAAAGKVVYAGSGLRSYGRMIIVRHSNDYLTAYAYNDKLLVHEGDAVKQGATIADMGTGPSGSPVLHFEVRKAGAAVDPVPLLGSGG; encoded by the coding sequence ATGCACAAAGATGTCGTTGGGCCGCACACGCGGGCGGTCATCGCGAGCCTTTCGCTCGCAGCAGCAATCACGGCGGGGCTCGCGGGATGTACGTCCACTCCGCGAGAGCCCGCGCCGATCGTCGAGAACTCGATGCCTGTCGCGCCGCCCGCGGTGCAAAGCGCGCCGCGCAACGGGGCGCCGTCGCCGATGGCTTCGTCCGTCGCGTCCGCGCCTTCCGTGGCTGCGCCGGTCGAGGCGGGGTTCTATCGCGTGAAGCCGGGCGATACGCTCTTCGGCATCTCGCGGCTCTACAAGCAGAAGCCGGACGATCTGGCGAGCTGGAACAATCTGCCGCAGAGCAGGCAGGTCAACGTCGGGCAGGTGTTGCGCGTGGTGCCGCCGGGAGCGTCGGCGTCTGCGTCCACGTCGGGAGGCGCGAAGGATCTGCCGCCGCTCTTGCCGTCGCCTGGCAAGGCCGCCGCCGAAAGGCCCGTTGCCAAAATCGCCGAAGCCCCGGCGGCCACTACATCCGCGCCGGCGGGCAAAGGCACGTTCATCTGGCCCGCGAAGGGCGAGATCGTGCGCGCGTTCGGCGCGAGCGGAAGCAAGGGCATCGATATCGCCGGGAAGGCCGGTCAGCCGGTGAAGGCCGCGGCGGCGGGCAAGGTGGTGTACGCGGGCAGCGGGCTTCGGTCGTATGGGCGCATGATCATCGTGCGACACAGCAACGACTATCTGACGGCCTACGCGTATAACGACAAACTGCTCGTGCACGAAGGCGACGCCGTCAAGCAGGGCGCGACCATCGCGGATATGGGCACGGGTCCGAGCGGCTCGCCCGTGCTGCACTTCGAGGTGAGAAAGGCGGGCGCAGCCGTCGATCCGGTGCCGCTGCTCGGCTCCGGCGGCTGA
- a CDS encoding GlsB/YeaQ/YmgE family stress response membrane protein produces the protein MHHGIIISLIIGGVAGWLAGLIMNGTGFGMLVDILVGIVGGVVGNWLFGALGISLGGGLLGSLLTAVIGAVVLLFIIRLFRRA, from the coding sequence GTGCATCACGGAATCATCATCAGTCTCATCATCGGCGGCGTCGCGGGCTGGCTTGCCGGCCTCATCATGAACGGCACGGGCTTCGGCATGCTCGTGGACATTCTCGTCGGCATCGTCGGCGGCGTGGTCGGCAACTGGCTCTTCGGCGCACTCGGCATTTCGCTCGGCGGCGGACTGCTCGGCTCGCTGCTTACCGCGGTCATCGGCGCGGTCGTGCTGCTCTTCATCATTCGCCTTTTCCGGCGCGCGTAG
- a CDS encoding VTT domain-containing protein — MDTLLHFLGLILHIDKSLGDFIHVYGGWVYAVLFLIVFCETGLVVFPFLPGDSLLFIGGAFAATHEMDLGALIVLLLVAAVAGNTVNYWIGRAIGPKVFDTNIPVLERFLDRAALQKTHNFYERHGGKTIVIARFVPVVRTFAPFVAGASTMNATRFQLFNVLGAALWVLLLVLLGYFFGNIPFIRQYLNVIVLVGIGAAIVPIALGAVWKMSRRGSKVGRL, encoded by the coding sequence TTGGACACGCTGCTGCATTTTCTGGGACTCATCCTTCACATCGACAAATCGCTCGGTGACTTTATCCATGTGTACGGCGGATGGGTCTATGCCGTGCTGTTCCTGATCGTGTTCTGCGAAACCGGGCTTGTCGTGTTCCCGTTTCTGCCGGGCGATTCGCTGCTGTTTATCGGCGGCGCGTTCGCGGCCACGCACGAGATGGATCTCGGCGCGCTGATCGTGCTGCTGCTCGTCGCGGCGGTTGCGGGCAATACGGTGAATTACTGGATCGGACGCGCCATCGGCCCGAAAGTCTTCGATACCAACATTCCGGTGCTGGAACGCTTTCTCGACCGCGCCGCGCTCCAGAAGACGCATAACTTCTACGAGCGTCACGGCGGCAAGACCATCGTCATCGCGCGATTCGTGCCGGTGGTGCGGACCTTCGCGCCGTTCGTGGCGGGGGCATCTACGATGAACGCCACGCGGTTTCAACTGTTCAACGTGCTCGGCGCGGCGCTTTGGGTGCTCTTGCTCGTCCTGCTCGGCTACTTCTTCGGGAATATTCCGTTCATCCGGCAGTATCTGAATGTGATCGTGCTGGTCGGCATTGGCGCGGCCATCGTGCCGATTGCGCTTGGCGCCGTGTGGAAGATGAGCCGCCGCGGCTCGAAAGTCGGGCGGCTGTAA